One genomic region from Amphiprion ocellaris isolate individual 3 ecotype Okinawa chromosome 20, ASM2253959v1, whole genome shotgun sequence encodes:
- the LOC111585868 gene encoding uncharacterized protein LOC111585868 isoform X9 gives MGAGQPKIKVTTCEPEAMVLFRTLGKHETNNGVRRWTSDEDNYGSPMTTNRDELLSTEQCGKTSITATKLRIHQRIHTVEKLFRAAQMDKTLRLVSTLPMVNSAVVTSLDQHPTNKEPYNDTSRCTLDTN, from the exons TGGGGGCTGGGCAGCCGAAGATTAAAGTCACTACCTGCGAGCCTGAGGCCATGGTACTCTTCCGGACACTTGGG AAACATGAAACCAACAATGGAGTGAGACGTTGGACCTCTGATGAGGACAACTATGGTTCTCCAATGACAACAAACCGAGATGAATTGCTCAGTACCGAGCAATGTGGCAAGACTTCCATCACAGCAACAAAGCTAAGGATTCACCAACGCATTCACACTGTGGAGAAACTGTTCAG AGCAGCACAGATGGACAAAACTCTCAGACTTGTCAGCACTCTGCCAATGGTGAACAGTGCTGTTGTGACCAGTCTGGACCAACATCCAACCAACAAGGAACCCTACAATGACACCAGCAGATGCACACTGGACACAAACTGA
- the LOC111585868 gene encoding zinc finger protein OZF-like isoform X1, whose protein sequence is MGAGQPKIKVTTCEPEAMVLFRTLGKHETNNGVRRWTSDEDNYGSPMTTNRDELLSTEQCGKTSITATKLRIHQRIHTVEKLFRCDLCGKTFTDKGNLRRHQLIHSGVRPFGCDQCGKTFTWLHQLKSHYLLHSGVKPFSCDQCGKSFTCKSTLTIHQLIHSEVRPFSCDQCGKTFRREHHLKDHQLIHSGVKPFSCDQCGKTFAQMGNLRAHQLIHSGVKPFSCDQCGTNFTCKSRLTKHQLIHSEGRPFSCDQCGKTFRRVQHLKDHQLIHSGVKPFSCDQCGKAFAQMSNLRTHQLIHSGVKPFSCDQCGKTFAQMGNLRTHQLIHNGGEPFNCDQCVKTFTQNEQLLIHQCPHSGRKLYQCDHCEKTFTCQQSLKSHQRIHTGNDVYACDYCGKPFLRYAHLKAHEVTHTGVKPYHCDQCGKGYNYIATLKAHQRDHTGERPYRCDECNKTFTTSGSLKQHQKIHTRKKTFNQCHSESSTDGQNSQTCQHSANGEQCCCDQSGPTSNQQGTLQ, encoded by the exons TGGGGGCTGGGCAGCCGAAGATTAAAGTCACTACCTGCGAGCCTGAGGCCATGGTACTCTTCCGGACACTTGGG AAACATGAAACCAACAATGGAGTGAGACGTTGGACCTCTGATGAGGACAACTATGGTTCTCCAATGACAACAAACCGAGATGAATTGCTCAGTACCGAGCAATGTGGCAAGACTTCCATCACAGCAACAAAGCTAAGGATTCACCAACGCATTCACACTGTGGAGAAACTGTTCAGGTGTGATCTGTGTGGAAAGACTTTTACTGACAAGGGTAACTTAAGAAGACACCAACTCATCCACAGTGGAGTAAGACCATTCggctgtgatcagtgtgggaagacttttactTGGCTGCATCAGTTAAAATCCCATTATCTCCTTCACAGTGGAGTTAAACCATTCAGTTGCGATCAGTGTGGGAAGAGTTTTACTTGCAAGAGTACGTTAACAATACatcaactcattcacagtgAAGTTCGACCATTCAGttgtgatcagtgtgggaagactttTAGACGGGAGCATCATTTAAAAGACCatcaactcattcacagtggagttaAACCATTCAGttgtgatcagtgtgggaagacaTTTGCTCAGATGGGAAACCTAAGAGCCCATCAACTTATTCACAGTGGAGTAAaaccattcagctgtgatcagtgtgggacAAATTTTACTTGCAAGAGTAGGTTAACAAAACatcaactcattcacagtgAAGGTCGACCATTCAGttgtgatcagtgtgggaagactttTAGACGGGTGCAACATTTAAAAGACCatcaactcattcacagtggagttaAACCATTCAGttgtgatcagtgtgggaaggCTTTTGCTCAGATGAGCAACCTAAGAACCCatcaactcattcacagtggagtGAAACCATTCAGTTGTGATCAGTGCGGGAAGACTTTTGCTCAGATGGGCAACCTAAGAACCCACCAACTCATTCACAATGGAGGTGAACCATTCAACTGTGATCAGTGTGTGAAAACCTTTACCCAAAATGAACAGTTATTGATCCATCAATGCCCCCACTCGGGCAGAAAGCTATACCAGTGTGACCACTGTGAAAAAACTTTTACGTGCCAGCAGAGCCTAAAATCTCACCAACGCATCCACACTGGAAATGATGTGTACGCATGCGATTACTGTGGCAAACCATTTTTACGGTACGCACATTTAAAAGCTCATGAAGTGACCCACACCGGAGTTAAACCGTACCACTGTGACCAATGTGGGAAAGGCTACAACTACATTGCCACCCTAAAAGCTCACCAACGTGACCACACTGGGGAGAGACCATACAGATGTGATGAGtgtaataaaacttttacaacTTCAGGTTCCCTGAAACAACATCAAAAGATCCACACCAGGAAGAAAACGTTCAATCAATGTCACAGTGAG AGCAGCACAGATGGACAAAACTCTCAGACTTGTCAGCACTCTGCCAATGGTGAACAGTGCTGTTGTGACCAGTCTGGACCAACATCCAACCAACAAGGAACCCTACAATGA
- the LOC111585868 gene encoding zinc finger protein OZF-like isoform X2: protein MDSSQEKHETNNGVRRWTSDEDNYGSPMTTNRDELLSTEQCGKTSITATKLRIHQRIHTVEKLFRCDLCGKTFTDKGNLRRHQLIHSGVRPFGCDQCGKTFTWLHQLKSHYLLHSGVKPFSCDQCGKSFTCKSTLTIHQLIHSEVRPFSCDQCGKTFRREHHLKDHQLIHSGVKPFSCDQCGKTFAQMGNLRAHQLIHSGVKPFSCDQCGTNFTCKSRLTKHQLIHSEGRPFSCDQCGKTFRRVQHLKDHQLIHSGVKPFSCDQCGKAFAQMSNLRTHQLIHSGVKPFSCDQCGKTFAQMGNLRTHQLIHNGGEPFNCDQCVKTFTQNEQLLIHQCPHSGRKLYQCDHCEKTFTCQQSLKSHQRIHTGNDVYACDYCGKPFLRYAHLKAHEVTHTGVKPYHCDQCGKGYNYIATLKAHQRDHTGERPYRCDECNKTFTTSGSLKQHQKIHTRKKTFNQCHSESSTDGQNSQTCQHSANGEQCCCDQSGPTSNQQGTLQ, encoded by the exons AAACATGAAACCAACAATGGAGTGAGACGTTGGACCTCTGATGAGGACAACTATGGTTCTCCAATGACAACAAACCGAGATGAATTGCTCAGTACCGAGCAATGTGGCAAGACTTCCATCACAGCAACAAAGCTAAGGATTCACCAACGCATTCACACTGTGGAGAAACTGTTCAGGTGTGATCTGTGTGGAAAGACTTTTACTGACAAGGGTAACTTAAGAAGACACCAACTCATCCACAGTGGAGTAAGACCATTCggctgtgatcagtgtgggaagacttttactTGGCTGCATCAGTTAAAATCCCATTATCTCCTTCACAGTGGAGTTAAACCATTCAGTTGCGATCAGTGTGGGAAGAGTTTTACTTGCAAGAGTACGTTAACAATACatcaactcattcacagtgAAGTTCGACCATTCAGttgtgatcagtgtgggaagactttTAGACGGGAGCATCATTTAAAAGACCatcaactcattcacagtggagttaAACCATTCAGttgtgatcagtgtgggaagacaTTTGCTCAGATGGGAAACCTAAGAGCCCATCAACTTATTCACAGTGGAGTAAaaccattcagctgtgatcagtgtgggacAAATTTTACTTGCAAGAGTAGGTTAACAAAACatcaactcattcacagtgAAGGTCGACCATTCAGttgtgatcagtgtgggaagactttTAGACGGGTGCAACATTTAAAAGACCatcaactcattcacagtggagttaAACCATTCAGttgtgatcagtgtgggaaggCTTTTGCTCAGATGAGCAACCTAAGAACCCatcaactcattcacagtggagtGAAACCATTCAGTTGTGATCAGTGCGGGAAGACTTTTGCTCAGATGGGCAACCTAAGAACCCACCAACTCATTCACAATGGAGGTGAACCATTCAACTGTGATCAGTGTGTGAAAACCTTTACCCAAAATGAACAGTTATTGATCCATCAATGCCCCCACTCGGGCAGAAAGCTATACCAGTGTGACCACTGTGAAAAAACTTTTACGTGCCAGCAGAGCCTAAAATCTCACCAACGCATCCACACTGGAAATGATGTGTACGCATGCGATTACTGTGGCAAACCATTTTTACGGTACGCACATTTAAAAGCTCATGAAGTGACCCACACCGGAGTTAAACCGTACCACTGTGACCAATGTGGGAAAGGCTACAACTACATTGCCACCCTAAAAGCTCACCAACGTGACCACACTGGGGAGAGACCATACAGATGTGATGAGtgtaataaaacttttacaacTTCAGGTTCCCTGAAACAACATCAAAAGATCCACACCAGGAAGAAAACGTTCAATCAATGTCACAGTGAG AGCAGCACAGATGGACAAAACTCTCAGACTTGTCAGCACTCTGCCAATGGTGAACAGTGCTGTTGTGACCAGTCTGGACCAACATCCAACCAACAAGGAACCCTACAATGA
- the LOC111585868 gene encoding zinc finger protein 665-like isoform X5, translating to MTTNRDELLSTEQCGKTSITATKLRIHQRIHTVEKLFRCDLCGKTFTDKGNLRRHQLIHSGVRPFGCDQCGKTFTWLHQLKSHYLLHSGVKPFSCDQCGKSFTCKSTLTIHQLIHSEVRPFSCDQCGKTFRREHHLKDHQLIHSGVKPFSCDQCGKTFAQMGNLRAHQLIHSGVKPFSCDQCGTNFTCKSRLTKHQLIHSEGRPFSCDQCGKTFRRVQHLKDHQLIHSGVKPFSCDQCGKAFAQMSNLRTHQLIHSGVKPFSCDQCGKTFAQMGNLRTHQLIHNGGEPFNCDQCVKTFTQNEQLLIHQCPHSGRKLYQCDHCEKTFTCQQSLKSHQRIHTGNDVYACDYCGKPFLRYAHLKAHEVTHTGVKPYHCDQCGKGYNYIATLKAHQRDHTGERPYRCDECNKTFTTSGSLKQHQKIHTRKKTFNQCHSESSTDGQNSQTCQHSANGEQCCCDQSGPTSNQQGTLQ from the exons ATGACAACAAACCGAGATGAATTGCTCAGTACCGAGCAATGTGGCAAGACTTCCATCACAGCAACAAAGCTAAGGATTCACCAACGCATTCACACTGTGGAGAAACTGTTCAGGTGTGATCTGTGTGGAAAGACTTTTACTGACAAGGGTAACTTAAGAAGACACCAACTCATCCACAGTGGAGTAAGACCATTCggctgtgatcagtgtgggaagacttttactTGGCTGCATCAGTTAAAATCCCATTATCTCCTTCACAGTGGAGTTAAACCATTCAGTTGCGATCAGTGTGGGAAGAGTTTTACTTGCAAGAGTACGTTAACAATACatcaactcattcacagtgAAGTTCGACCATTCAGttgtgatcagtgtgggaagactttTAGACGGGAGCATCATTTAAAAGACCatcaactcattcacagtggagttaAACCATTCAGttgtgatcagtgtgggaagacaTTTGCTCAGATGGGAAACCTAAGAGCCCATCAACTTATTCACAGTGGAGTAAaaccattcagctgtgatcagtgtgggacAAATTTTACTTGCAAGAGTAGGTTAACAAAACatcaactcattcacagtgAAGGTCGACCATTCAGttgtgatcagtgtgggaagactttTAGACGGGTGCAACATTTAAAAGACCatcaactcattcacagtggagttaAACCATTCAGttgtgatcagtgtgggaaggCTTTTGCTCAGATGAGCAACCTAAGAACCCatcaactcattcacagtggagtGAAACCATTCAGTTGTGATCAGTGCGGGAAGACTTTTGCTCAGATGGGCAACCTAAGAACCCACCAACTCATTCACAATGGAGGTGAACCATTCAACTGTGATCAGTGTGTGAAAACCTTTACCCAAAATGAACAGTTATTGATCCATCAATGCCCCCACTCGGGCAGAAAGCTATACCAGTGTGACCACTGTGAAAAAACTTTTACGTGCCAGCAGAGCCTAAAATCTCACCAACGCATCCACACTGGAAATGATGTGTACGCATGCGATTACTGTGGCAAACCATTTTTACGGTACGCACATTTAAAAGCTCATGAAGTGACCCACACCGGAGTTAAACCGTACCACTGTGACCAATGTGGGAAAGGCTACAACTACATTGCCACCCTAAAAGCTCACCAACGTGACCACACTGGGGAGAGACCATACAGATGTGATGAGtgtaataaaacttttacaacTTCAGGTTCCCTGAAACAACATCAAAAGATCCACACCAGGAAGAAAACGTTCAATCAATGTCACAGTGAG AGCAGCACAGATGGACAAAACTCTCAGACTTGTCAGCACTCTGCCAATGGTGAACAGTGCTGTTGTGACCAGTCTGGACCAACATCCAACCAACAAGGAACCCTACAATGA